From Spirochaeta isovalerica, one genomic window encodes:
- a CDS encoding spore coat protein U domain-containing protein, translating into MKKIKRIVFIIALFNIALPIQAQSWNLQVQTEIRNSISDYSGNEEIAILCEFDVAYSAGSEAISYFFSFGWGNGGSISERAFTSQQTGSEVAYNLYDETRSIILDDSNVIAGSFESSSDPQTNHHKFWLVIPIQNQFPESGQYSDSVRVEGYTGTVSGSSSRNWKDFSVVSEIQVTLASAMVCEVSIVDTGAPFASTSTDKTFDFGNLTTGETQTGDIVVSSTDPYELSIRSENGGVMIRTDAVDPDSEIPYYCYIDESLISLSSTFLQIASGSATDPDGDRYNIKIEIGDFWGINAGEFEDIIYIELTSQ; encoded by the coding sequence ATGAAGAAAATTAAAAGAATTGTATTTATCATAGCTTTATTCAATATAGCGCTCCCAATTCAAGCTCAGAGCTGGAATTTACAAGTTCAGACAGAAATTCGAAACTCCATATCGGACTATAGCGGTAATGAGGAAATTGCCATTCTCTGCGAATTCGATGTCGCATACAGTGCCGGCAGCGAGGCGATATCATACTTCTTTTCTTTCGGCTGGGGTAATGGCGGAAGCATTTCGGAAAGAGCCTTTACTTCTCAACAGACAGGCAGCGAAGTTGCCTACAACCTCTATGACGAGACGCGCAGTATCATTCTGGACGATTCAAATGTCATCGCCGGCTCTTTTGAAAGCAGCTCAGATCCGCAGACGAATCATCATAAATTCTGGCTAGTAATCCCTATACAGAATCAATTCCCCGAATCCGGACAATACAGCGATTCAGTACGGGTGGAAGGCTATACGGGAACGGTTTCGGGTTCTTCTTCCCGAAACTGGAAGGATTTCTCGGTAGTTTCAGAAATCCAGGTAACTCTTGCCAGCGCCATGGTCTGTGAAGTATCCATTGTCGATACCGGGGCCCCTTTCGCATCGACCAGCACCGACAAAACCTTTGACTTCGGAAATCTGACGACAGGAGAAACTCAAACTGGAGATATTGTCGTTTCATCAACTGATCCTTATGAACTGAGCATAAGATCGGAAAATGGCGGAGTCATGATCAGAACGGATGCCGTCGATCCGGACTCCGAAATTCCCTACTACTGCTATATCGACGAGAGTCTGATTTCCCTGAGTTCGACATTCCTGCAAATTGCTTCAGGTTCGGCTACGGATCCCGACGGAGACCGATACAATATAAAAATCGAGATCGGTGATTTCTGGGGTATCAATGCGGGCGAATTTGAAGATATTATCTATATTGAATTAACAAGCCAATAA
- a CDS encoding 5-formyltetrahydrofolate cyclo-ligase, protein MNKKAIRKEINTLIDNMEDSILTDLSRRVSELVIEQPVWKEAKQILLFLSFGKEFKTDFLIRQALKDQKAVAVPRICGKEMTFHYIKGLDDALETNRWGIREPLAGSPLWNPEKGKTLMLTPGVAFGPEGSRLGRGGGFYDRFLSEKGDVLKTVGLSFEWQFRDDIPMEEQDRRLDGLSTESRFLIFKAD, encoded by the coding sequence ATGAATAAAAAAGCAATCAGGAAAGAAATCAATACACTCATTGATAATATGGAAGATTCAATCCTGACGGATTTGAGCCGCAGGGTATCCGAACTTGTTATAGAACAGCCTGTATGGAAAGAAGCGAAACAAATCCTTCTGTTCCTCAGTTTCGGGAAAGAATTCAAAACGGACTTTCTGATCAGGCAGGCTTTAAAAGATCAAAAGGCTGTTGCCGTTCCCCGGATCTGCGGGAAAGAGATGACATTCCATTACATCAAAGGCCTGGATGATGCGCTGGAAACAAACAGATGGGGCATACGGGAGCCTCTGGCCGGTTCGCCCCTATGGAATCCGGAAAAGGGGAAAACCTTAATGCTGACGCCGGGAGTCGCTTTCGGACCGGAGGGTTCCCGGCTCGGCAGGGGTGGGGGATTTTATGACCGCTTCCTGTCGGAAAAGGGCGATGTTCTGAAAACGGTCGGTCTGTCCTTCGAATGGCAGTTCAGAGATGATATACCTATGGAAGAACAGGACCGACGTCTCGACGGGTTAAGTACGGAAAGTCGATTTCTGATTTTTAAAGCAGATTAA
- the tig gene encoding trigger factor: MIVKKSVEKLENSSVKLSITVKGDEAKKEYNELLTKYGKEAQIKGFRKGKVPASVLERKFGEGIRGEAAGNIMDKSLREAFETVEEKPLGYTHPEVVGDPELKIGEDFSFEVKYDVFPEFELKDYKGLELKETQVSVTKADEEAELKAIQEQNSVVMDKKDGKVADDSIVTVDYCELDDEKNEVEGKKREDFVFTVGTGYNYYKIDEEIKGMKKDEEKVIEKEYPEDFEAQDLAGRKVAVKVLVKAVKEKILPELDDELAQDVDEKYETLDDLKKALKKQCKDRAKEKVDAELRTQAVDKLVEATEIDVPKSMVDVELEQSWRNFVQQSRMQEEQLLGFLEMQGQTKEQLLDTWRADAEKSVKGQLIIGKILEEEKVEISDEEFEEELQKQADMYNMPIEDLKKSFGENNLTEYLKSDMKTRKVYDMLIKEANIVKGEKVKYADYIKG, encoded by the coding sequence GTGATTGTTAAAAAAAGCGTTGAAAAACTGGAGAATTCCTCAGTAAAACTGTCCATTACCGTTAAAGGTGATGAGGCGAAAAAAGAATACAATGAGCTTCTTACAAAGTATGGTAAAGAGGCGCAGATAAAAGGGTTCAGAAAAGGTAAAGTTCCCGCATCTGTTCTCGAGAGAAAATTCGGAGAGGGTATCCGCGGGGAAGCCGCCGGAAACATCATGGATAAATCCCTCAGAGAAGCATTTGAAACCGTTGAGGAAAAACCCCTCGGATACACACACCCCGAAGTAGTCGGAGATCCCGAACTGAAAATCGGTGAAGATTTTTCTTTTGAAGTGAAATACGATGTGTTCCCCGAATTCGAACTGAAAGACTACAAAGGTCTTGAACTGAAAGAAACTCAGGTTTCCGTAACCAAAGCTGATGAAGAAGCCGAACTGAAAGCCATTCAGGAGCAGAACTCCGTTGTTATGGACAAGAAGGACGGTAAAGTTGCCGACGATTCAATCGTAACTGTAGATTACTGCGAACTCGATGACGAAAAGAACGAAGTAGAAGGCAAGAAACGCGAAGACTTCGTTTTCACAGTCGGAACGGGATACAACTATTACAAAATCGATGAAGAAATCAAAGGTATGAAAAAAGATGAAGAAAAAGTCATCGAAAAAGAATACCCCGAAGATTTCGAAGCGCAGGATCTGGCGGGACGCAAAGTCGCCGTTAAAGTTCTTGTTAAAGCTGTAAAAGAAAAGATCCTCCCCGAGCTGGACGACGAACTGGCTCAGGACGTGGATGAAAAATATGAAACCCTCGATGACCTGAAAAAAGCTCTGAAAAAGCAGTGCAAGGACAGAGCCAAAGAGAAAGTCGATGCCGAACTGAGAACCCAGGCTGTAGACAAGCTGGTTGAAGCAACGGAAATCGATGTTCCCAAATCCATGGTTGACGTGGAACTGGAACAGAGCTGGAGAAACTTTGTACAGCAGTCGAGAATGCAGGAGGAGCAGCTCCTCGGATTCCTCGAAATGCAGGGTCAGACAAAAGAGCAGCTTCTCGACACCTGGCGCGCCGATGCGGAAAAGAGCGTTAAAGGCCAGCTGATTATCGGAAAGATCCTCGAAGAGGAAAAAGTTGAGATCAGCGATGAGGAATTCGAAGAAGAACTGCAGAAACAGGCCGATATGTATAATATGCCCATAGAGGATCTGAAAAAATCATTTGGCGAAAACAACCTGACTGAGTATCTTAAAAGCGATATGAAAACCAGAAAGGTTTACGACATGCTCATCAAAGAGGCGAATATCGTCAAAGGTGAAAAAGTAAAATACGCCGATTACATCAAAGGCTAA
- a CDS encoding SDR family oxidoreductase, with translation MDIQGKKALVTGGAKRLGNALTLMLAGAGAEVAVHYNRSETDAYDLCDMICNDGGTAFPVAKDLSRKGAAEDLFGDLDAMDFFPEILINSASIFHLERLLDSSEETFHRNLDINALVPLMLSREMAKRVDSGVVINMLDSRITDYDNLHVPYHLSKLSLFSLTRMLSEELSPDFRFNAVAPGVILPPVGADPSEEESWTERMKNSNTLKRIGTAQQVCDAAEFLIRNDFVTGQIIFVDGGRHLKGSFYGL, from the coding sequence ATGGATATTCAAGGAAAGAAAGCCCTTGTTACGGGCGGGGCTAAAAGACTGGGAAACGCTTTGACTCTCATGCTGGCCGGAGCGGGAGCCGAAGTGGCCGTTCACTATAACCGGTCGGAAACCGACGCTTACGATCTCTGCGATATGATTTGCAATGACGGCGGAACAGCCTTTCCCGTAGCAAAAGATCTATCCCGGAAAGGAGCTGCAGAGGACCTTTTCGGAGATCTGGACGCCATGGATTTTTTTCCGGAAATTCTAATCAACAGCGCCTCGATTTTTCATCTTGAAAGGCTTCTCGATTCCAGTGAAGAAACCTTTCACAGAAACCTCGATATCAATGCTCTGGTACCTTTGATGCTCTCCCGGGAGATGGCGAAACGGGTCGATTCGGGAGTTGTAATCAATATGCTCGATTCCCGTATTACCGATTACGATAATCTTCACGTGCCTTATCACCTGAGCAAGCTATCTCTTTTTTCTCTGACAAGAATGCTCAGCGAAGAGCTGTCCCCCGATTTCCGGTTCAACGCTGTGGCTCCCGGAGTGATTCTTCCTCCCGTCGGCGCCGATCCTTCGGAAGAGGAGAGCTGGACTGAGAGGATGAAAAACTCAAACACACTGAAAAGAATCGGTACGGCGCAGCAGGTTTGTGATGCGGCGGAATTTCTGATCCGCAATGATTTCGTCACAGGGCAGATTATCTTTGTAGATGGCGGAAGACATTTGAAAGGCAGTTTTTACGGCCTTTAA
- a CDS encoding AAA family ATPase: MDLFENSTRTDREPLASRMRPRTLDEFAGQEHIVGKGRLLRRSIQADQLSSLIFYGPPGTGKTTLAKVIAGTTKSSFISLNAVLCGVKDIREAIEEAKNNFELYDRKTILFVDEVHRWNKAQQDALLPWVENGTFILIGATTENPYFEVNSALVSRSRIFQLKELHDEDLMAVAANALENRARGYGKWKVTFEEGALEHLVKIAAGDARTLLNALQLAVETTPESFPPPEGEEIHINLQTAEESIQQKVVLYDKEGDYHFDTISAFIKSIRGSDPDAALYWMAKMLRAGEDPKFILRRMIISASEDIGLADPHAISVVTSAAAAYDRIGMPEGAFPLTEAAIYLATAPKSNSAMAYFDALRSVVEEENREVPNHLRDPSRDKHSFGHGEGYNYPHAYRDHWVAQAYLPEELKGRYFYQPSSMGYEATIQQEVVRRREAQMAVMLENTRDEVLTYSPGDKTREKWVKRITSGQSLYLQEIRDRVFERLNILRHERVLIPEEKSGLFLWEAFRKAPEGLVCGLIPDERDFSLTEHYSRTLPENERPVIFADSLAAWNGEEHEETKGFLFDCLAARDLFGTRRNIPELLGSAHKALGKNGRLVIVETHRAGGTKLSSFLPSEFSPDLKEKLAEVERELYSASGYDRKEDFKENLKSLFPESSVEEIQIGENRLILPEQLDRWLDSKTDNSYGAAVLEKLGDDAYSAIKSELKKQLSGKTVSWNRSSLILYGKKA; encoded by the coding sequence GTGGATCTTTTTGAAAACAGCACGAGAACAGACCGGGAACCTCTCGCTTCGCGCATGCGCCCCCGCACTCTCGATGAGTTTGCCGGACAGGAGCATATAGTCGGGAAAGGCCGTCTTTTAAGACGATCCATTCAGGCGGACCAGCTTTCCTCGCTTATTTTTTACGGGCCTCCGGGAACGGGGAAAACGACACTGGCCAAAGTCATCGCCGGCACGACGAAGAGCAGCTTCATCAGCCTAAACGCCGTTCTCTGCGGGGTCAAAGATATCCGCGAAGCCATTGAAGAAGCCAAAAACAACTTCGAGCTCTATGACCGCAAAACCATCCTTTTCGTCGATGAGGTGCACAGGTGGAACAAAGCCCAGCAGGACGCCCTTCTTCCATGGGTGGAAAACGGAACATTTATTCTCATCGGCGCCACAACGGAAAATCCTTATTTCGAAGTTAACAGCGCCCTGGTCAGCCGGAGCCGTATCTTTCAGCTCAAAGAACTGCACGATGAAGACTTGATGGCCGTCGCGGCGAACGCTCTGGAAAACAGGGCCAGGGGTTATGGAAAATGGAAAGTCACTTTCGAAGAAGGCGCCCTGGAGCATCTGGTTAAGATCGCCGCCGGCGATGCGAGGACTCTGCTCAACGCCCTGCAGCTGGCGGTGGAGACGACGCCGGAATCCTTCCCTCCCCCCGAAGGAGAAGAGATTCACATCAACCTGCAGACCGCCGAGGAAAGCATCCAGCAGAAAGTGGTTCTCTACGATAAAGAAGGGGACTACCATTTCGACACCATAAGCGCTTTTATTAAATCGATTCGCGGCTCCGACCCGGATGCGGCGCTCTACTGGATGGCTAAAATGCTCCGCGCCGGCGAAGACCCGAAGTTCATCTTGAGAAGAATGATCATATCAGCTTCGGAAGATATCGGACTGGCCGACCCCCATGCCATATCGGTTGTCACCTCAGCGGCCGCCGCCTACGACAGGATAGGCATGCCCGAAGGGGCCTTTCCCCTGACCGAAGCGGCCATTTATCTGGCCACAGCACCCAAATCCAACTCGGCCATGGCTTATTTCGATGCCCTCAGGTCAGTTGTGGAAGAGGAAAATCGCGAAGTTCCCAATCATTTAAGAGATCCCAGCCGGGACAAACACAGCTTCGGCCACGGTGAGGGATACAATTATCCCCATGCCTACAGGGACCACTGGGTTGCCCAGGCTTACCTGCCTGAAGAGCTTAAGGGACGATATTTCTATCAGCCATCATCCATGGGTTACGAAGCGACGATACAGCAGGAAGTTGTCCGTCGAAGGGAAGCCCAGATGGCTGTCATGCTGGAAAATACACGCGATGAAGTGCTCACCTACTCCCCGGGAGATAAAACCCGGGAAAAATGGGTTAAGCGAATCACATCGGGGCAGAGCCTCTACCTCCAGGAAATCCGGGACAGGGTTTTCGAACGTCTCAATATCCTCCGGCACGAACGGGTCCTCATTCCCGAAGAGAAAAGCGGTCTCTTTCTCTGGGAAGCCTTCAGGAAAGCACCGGAGGGACTGGTTTGCGGACTGATTCCCGACGAGAGGGACTTCTCTCTGACCGAACACTACTCCCGCACACTTCCGGAAAATGAGAGGCCTGTGATTTTCGCAGACAGCCTTGCGGCCTGGAACGGCGAAGAGCATGAAGAAACAAAGGGCTTTCTCTTCGACTGCCTTGCCGCCCGGGACCTCTTCGGAACCAGGAGAAATATTCCGGAACTGCTCGGCAGCGCGCATAAAGCTCTGGGTAAGAATGGGCGCCTGGTAATAGTGGAAACGCATCGGGCCGGAGGAACCAAACTGTCCTCCTTCCTTCCGTCGGAGTTCTCCCCGGATCTGAAGGAGAAACTGGCTGAAGTTGAGAGAGAACTCTACAGCGCCTCCGGTTATGACAGAAAAGAGGATTTTAAAGAAAATCTGAAATCTCTTTTCCCCGAGAGTTCGGTAGAAGAAATACAGATCGGAGAGAACCGCCTCATCCTTCCCGAACAGCTCGACCGCTGGCTGGACAGCAAAACGGACAATAGCTACGGTGCGGCCGTTCTTGAAAAGCTGGGTGACGATGCCTATTCGGCGATCAAGTCCGAACTGAAAAAACAGCTTTCGGGAAAAACCGTTTCCTGGAACCGATCGAGCCTTATTCTATACGGAAAAAAAGCCTGA
- a CDS encoding DUF6657 family protein, with product MAKIKSALELALEKTEGLSVDREKLKQKELKESGQKLASSIINGTEKEGKEKLSKFPEGDILFIKEGFAEILLSNIRLPLYINSDNRLNQLEEAFALISDREDIYKLVFSQLQQLFGKYVEDIQNLSEALKQQYMPVLRQKQQQIRQQTGRDIPIEPEQDPEFMELLSQNRRALEEQYNEVIAQAKAELKKVI from the coding sequence ATGGCAAAAATCAAATCAGCATTGGAACTGGCCCTTGAAAAAACTGAAGGGCTATCGGTAGACAGAGAAAAACTCAAACAGAAAGAACTGAAAGAGTCGGGACAGAAACTGGCTTCATCCATTATCAACGGGACGGAAAAGGAAGGAAAAGAGAAACTCTCAAAATTTCCTGAAGGAGATATTCTTTTTATAAAGGAGGGTTTTGCCGAAATCCTGCTCTCGAACATCAGGTTGCCTCTCTATATCAACAGCGACAACAGGCTGAACCAGCTGGAAGAGGCTTTTGCCCTTATTTCCGACAGGGAAGATATCTACAAACTGGTATTCAGCCAGCTACAGCAGCTCTTCGGAAAATACGTGGAAGACATTCAGAATCTTTCCGAAGCGCTGAAACAGCAGTACATGCCGGTTCTGAGACAGAAACAGCAGCAAATCCGTCAGCAGACCGGACGGGATATCCCCATAGAACCGGAACAGGATCCCGAATTCATGGAATTGCTCAGTCAAAACCGCAGAGCCCTTGAAGAGCAGTACAATGAAGTGATTGCCCAGGCCAAAGCGGAACTGAAAAAAGTTATCTGA
- the rlmN gene encoding 23S rRNA (adenine(2503)-C(2))-methyltransferase RlmN produces the protein MKEITNLYGKTLPQIQEICGELKLPAFTAKQICSWLYEKNAGSFEEMTNISKANRSLLAETYSIDKEKPEKVSISQDGTKKYLFDLGQNRFIEAAMIPDGERKTLCLSSQAGCKMGCTFCMTAKQGFQSQLTPSEILSQFTEIEEAGQITNIVYMGMGEPMDNIDSVLTSLEILTADYGFAMSPKRITVSTIGVIPAMKRFLEESKCHLAISIHSPFPEERQRLMPVEKKYPIEEIVEILKQHDFGGQRRVSFEYIMFAGVNDDDRHSAALSRLLKGLDTRVNLIGFHPIPDSALNGSSRPVMEAFQAHLQKKGITTTIRRSRGQDIDAACGLLSTKERLNN, from the coding sequence ATGAAAGAAATAACCAATTTATACGGAAAAACACTCCCTCAAATACAGGAGATCTGCGGAGAACTCAAACTCCCCGCCTTTACGGCGAAACAGATCTGCAGCTGGCTCTATGAAAAAAATGCCGGTTCCTTTGAAGAGATGACCAATATATCCAAAGCCAACCGGAGCCTCCTGGCGGAGACGTACTCCATAGATAAGGAAAAGCCCGAAAAGGTGAGCATCTCACAGGACGGAACGAAGAAATATCTCTTCGACCTTGGTCAGAACCGTTTTATCGAAGCGGCCATGATTCCCGACGGGGAACGCAAGACCCTCTGCCTATCTTCCCAGGCGGGCTGTAAAATGGGCTGCACCTTCTGTATGACGGCGAAGCAGGGATTTCAGAGCCAACTGACTCCTTCGGAAATACTAAGCCAGTTCACAGAAATTGAGGAAGCCGGCCAGATTACCAATATAGTCTATATGGGGATGGGCGAACCGATGGACAACATCGACAGCGTACTGACCTCCCTGGAAATTCTCACAGCCGATTACGGATTTGCCATGAGCCCCAAGCGGATCACCGTATCGACCATTGGCGTCATTCCCGCCATGAAGCGGTTCCTCGAAGAGAGCAAGTGCCACCTGGCCATAAGCATTCACAGCCCTTTTCCCGAAGAGCGTCAAAGGCTGATGCCTGTGGAAAAAAAATACCCTATTGAGGAGATCGTGGAAATTCTGAAACAGCACGATTTCGGTGGTCAGAGACGGGTCTCATTCGAATATATCATGTTTGCGGGAGTCAATGACGATGACCGGCACAGCGCCGCTCTGTCCAGGCTCCTGAAAGGACTCGACACACGGGTTAACCTCATCGGTTTTCACCCTATCCCGGATTCCGCTCTCAACGGATCATCCAGGCCGGTTATGGAAGCCTTCCAGGCCCATCTCCAGAAAAAGGGAATCACCACGACTATCAGAAGATCCCGCGGTCAGGACATCGATGCGGCCTGCGGCCTCCTCTCCACCAAAGAGCGATTAAATAATTAA
- a CDS encoding fimbria/pilus outer membrane usher protein: protein MLSFSIKITNLFNGFLLLTLLILFFPYSLSAQSRILLVNQAETEDIPALSELLYNMNTAFKEKMEAEVVFYNEDEVYIPIQETPVLLEKSRKDNISYLIINTFELDEDNITINSTALESEKGNTIFSLSSSGSISLGIERKLDFIINKINQNFIEEIESSTAGKVSKEIDKEDLFALVFGDPSGTEDQKIQIPILINGDYKGEISLYPEESADIKILYQQLLDYLSPLLTDDILAGFPLPEDPQEYRVSTILEESGIKSSYNSSELYLSISIPADMLKEQNLGVRNYQSPDRENLIEQSDFSFYLNLYHNQQWIWESIGADNTHSLPGSIQFNTAINFRNWIFTGDYTLNYPYQEEYPSLSIIHDFTGISSRLILGDFSVDNRGAQKFGRYQGISFARKPEITSADGAENPLFQFTLESPSFVRIFLNGYPVKSRQLPPGRFNLTDLPLRSGINEIRLSIEDSFGSVQEQEFLIPYASDGLSHRDIDYSASIGISPYSLELPLITGNFLYGFSFMTAGINIQSDFSDEMAGLSFLFPTRAGTFELEANQSWSSLRNSLGFSAALSYFFHSANNPRIPTFSLFSRYNSPAFFPVGSTEESPPDLLEIKGTLSYNLADFIYIQPGASFSFGREENGNSGMVSLGLRKKFSRNLSASMDFKEKFLPDGSSDFTVSLLIHINDYNDNQSLTVKSSNSQQGADISWKKRFQGANSSSLSAGISGLPFSGDTESTLSLRGSTSFNRFYGSLSSTLRSDGGNYTSYFQSRFETALVFADRHIALSRPITDSFAIVIPVFNLENLNVGINPRSDSYEFRSDFLGNPVVNNLRSYNSKKIAVNLAEPQIDIDTELGTSTFTLFPRYKSGTVIYTGTRNNVYITGRLVDGQGSALSFETGTLTDQEGEEFLFFTDREGVFFIYGLQRGECTLNINNSSYILNIQIPEETEKKLDLGDLKVLREDRS, encoded by the coding sequence ATGCTGTCATTTTCTATCAAGATCACTAATTTATTTAATGGTTTTCTATTACTGACACTTCTCATACTCTTCTTTCCCTATTCTCTTTCCGCCCAGTCAAGAATTCTTCTGGTAAATCAAGCTGAAACGGAAGACATCCCTGCCCTATCGGAACTCCTTTATAATATGAACACAGCTTTTAAAGAAAAAATGGAAGCAGAGGTTGTCTTTTACAATGAAGATGAGGTTTACATACCGATCCAGGAAACTCCTGTACTGCTGGAAAAATCCAGAAAGGATAATATTAGCTATCTCATAATAAACACTTTCGAACTGGATGAAGATAATATCACAATTAATTCAACCGCCCTTGAAAGCGAAAAGGGAAATACAATTTTCAGCCTCAGCTCATCGGGATCCATCAGTCTGGGGATCGAGAGGAAACTGGATTTCATAATCAATAAAATCAATCAGAATTTCATAGAAGAGATCGAAAGCAGCACTGCTGGCAAAGTCTCAAAAGAGATAGACAAGGAAGATTTATTTGCCCTGGTTTTCGGAGATCCGTCCGGCACAGAGGATCAGAAAATTCAGATCCCGATTTTAATAAACGGTGATTATAAAGGCGAGATTTCTCTATATCCCGAAGAATCAGCTGATATAAAAATACTTTATCAGCAGCTTCTGGACTATCTATCACCCTTATTGACCGATGATATTTTAGCCGGTTTTCCCCTGCCCGAAGATCCACAAGAGTACAGAGTCAGTACAATTCTTGAAGAATCGGGTATAAAGAGTTCATATAACAGCAGTGAATTGTATCTATCCATATCGATTCCAGCAGACATGTTAAAAGAACAGAATCTCGGAGTCAGAAACTATCAATCCCCGGACAGGGAAAACCTGATAGAGCAATCCGATTTCAGTTTCTACCTCAACTTATACCACAATCAGCAATGGATCTGGGAATCAATCGGAGCTGATAACACTCACAGCCTGCCCGGTTCAATACAATTTAATACGGCCATTAACTTCCGCAATTGGATTTTTACAGGGGATTATACTCTGAACTACCCCTACCAGGAGGAATACCCCTCTCTCAGCATCATCCACGATTTCACAGGAATTTCATCCAGACTCATTCTCGGCGATTTCAGTGTGGACAACAGAGGAGCTCAGAAATTCGGCCGATATCAGGGTATCAGTTTTGCGAGGAAACCGGAGATAACATCAGCGGATGGTGCAGAGAACCCCCTTTTTCAGTTTACACTTGAATCACCCTCTTTTGTCCGCATTTTTCTTAACGGGTATCCCGTAAAGAGCAGACAACTCCCTCCGGGCAGGTTCAACCTAACCGATCTCCCTCTGAGATCGGGCATAAATGAAATCCGTCTTTCCATCGAAGACAGTTTCGGGTCAGTCCAGGAGCAGGAATTCCTCATACCCTACGCTTCTGATGGTTTAAGCCACAGAGATATTGATTACTCCGCTTCTATTGGAATTTCTCCATACTCACTGGAACTGCCTCTTATTACGGGTAATTTTCTCTATGGCTTTTCATTTATGACAGCAGGGATAAATATTCAAAGCGATTTCAGTGACGAAATGGCCGGGCTCTCATTCCTGTTCCCGACCAGAGCGGGAACCTTTGAACTGGAAGCCAATCAGAGCTGGTCGTCGCTGCGGAACTCTTTGGGATTTTCCGCGGCCCTCTCTTATTTTTTCCATTCAGCCAATAATCCCAGGATCCCGACTTTCAGTTTATTCAGCCGTTACAACAGCCCGGCCTTCTTTCCCGTAGGCTCTACAGAGGAATCTCCTCCGGATTTATTAGAAATCAAGGGTACTTTATCCTACAATCTGGCAGACTTCATATATATTCAGCCTGGAGCATCCTTCTCATTCGGAAGAGAGGAGAACGGAAACAGCGGCATGGTATCTCTCGGGTTAAGGAAAAAATTCTCAAGGAACTTATCAGCCAGTATGGATTTCAAAGAGAAATTTCTCCCTGACGGAAGTAGTGATTTCACTGTCTCGCTTCTCATCCATATCAATGATTACAATGACAATCAATCCTTAACTGTGAAAAGCAGCAACTCTCAACAGGGAGCGGATATAAGCTGGAAAAAAAGATTTCAAGGCGCGAACAGCAGTTCTCTGTCAGCAGGGATATCGGGTCTCCCTTTTTCCGGAGATACAGAAAGCACATTGTCATTGAGGGGAAGCACATCCTTCAACAGATTTTACGGATCATTATCCTCAACCCTTCGCTCGGACGGAGGGAATTATACCTCCTACTTCCAGTCAAGATTCGAGACGGCTCTGGTTTTCGCCGACCGCCATATTGCCTTATCCAGACCGATAACAGACAGCTTTGCCATTGTTATTCCTGTTTTCAACCTGGAAAACCTCAATGTGGGAATCAATCCCCGTTCCGACAGCTATGAATTCCGCTCTGATTTTCTTGGAAATCCCGTAGTGAACAATCTCAGATCTTACAATTCTAAAAAAATCGCCGTGAATTTAGCTGAACCTCAGATAGATATCGATACGGAACTGGGCACATCAACCTTTACACTTTTCCCCCGCTACAAAAGCGGTACGGTTATATATACAGGCACAAGAAATAATGTTTATATCACGGGGCGGCTGGTTGACGGGCAGGGTTCGGCACTCTCTTTTGAAACGGGAACTCTGACTGATCAGGAAGGAGAAGAGTTCTTGTTTTTCACTGACAGAGAAGGAGTCTTTTTCATCTATGGGCTTCAGAGAGGAGAGTGCACATTAAACATTAACAATTCCTCTTATATTCTGAATATTCAGATTCCCGAGGAAACCGAAAAAAAACTGGACCTCGGAGATTTAAAAGTACTCCGGGAAGACAGGTCATAG
- the folE gene encoding GTP cyclohydrolase I FolE: MNKERVANLIKELLIEIGEDPDREGLVKTPQRVAEAYSFLTSGYGMDLKTVINDAIFESDANNMIISRDIEVFSLCEHHMLPFYGVAHIGYIAEGRVLGVSKLARIVDFYARRLQIQERLTNQIARAVMDAVGAEGVGVVIEARHMCMMMRGVEKLNSSMITSSVLGSFHNDLATREEFMSLINSRSNFSI; encoded by the coding sequence ATGAATAAAGAAAGAGTTGCCAATCTTATCAAAGAATTATTGATAGAGATCGGAGAAGATCCTGACAGGGAAGGACTGGTCAAGACTCCGCAGAGGGTTGCAGAAGCCTATTCGTTCCTGACTAGCGGTTATGGAATGGATCTGAAAACGGTGATTAATGATGCCATTTTCGAATCCGATGCCAACAATATGATCATTTCCCGGGATATTGAGGTTTTCAGCCTCTGCGAACACCATATGCTGCCCTTTTACGGCGTAGCCCATATCGGTTATATCGCTGAAGGCCGGGTTCTCGGCGTTAGCAAACTGGCCCGCATCGTCGATTTTTACGCGAGGCGCCTTCAGATCCAGGAGAGACTGACCAATCAGATCGCCCGGGCCGTCATGGATGCCGTCGGCGCCGAGGGCGTCGGAGTCGTTATCGAAGCGCGGCATATGTGCATGATGATGCGCGGTGTGGAAAAGCTCAATTCCTCGATGATTACTTCTTCAGTACTGGGTAGTTTTCACAACGACCTGGCGACGAGGGAAGAGTTCATGAGCCTTATTAACAGCCGCTCCAACTTTTCTATTTAA